A window of Lytechinus pictus isolate F3 Inbred chromosome 7, Lp3.0, whole genome shotgun sequence contains these coding sequences:
- the LOC129265136 gene encoding uncharacterized protein LOC129265136 isoform X2: MSYIMYTFLILLLTSASACYCDIVINEVWLSHKSNNSLYVELYNDGTSNFSISNFSLVIFNSSSGIAVKRLPEVVLPTGGYYTVGSSDLFSDVDLEWTDAAHGDGYIGAIALYDGEAGTIQIGMEPTTGYLEDALVFSTSASSNDSVLLENLNIAKVIIQDQLYLQQVNLSINRCLDGNDTEFLFALITPKEKNDCKNRIVPSPIIINELNALNRGEDTTEYVELYNKANVSVSLDEYTLVLYSGTTDRMYGVLALANLSIEPLGYFLIGSENVVPRPQKVIGHALDVNILQNGVAAVALYNGNNSHLSAGSNVTNSSLVDAVVYDKRGRYDQELLDVLTPGQMTIHEDSGFISEDESISRCSGYDRLDASQFSLAHLTPGRVNDCTRLEPSIPTQALPSFPPINPEALPYIVINEFKVDQSQPFVELFDGGLGNVALDNILIALYSGRSLAVFGDPLSLNGHFTNENGLFLIGSADMEPAPDYVIPNLPQLVGCNAIAIHLSELSNILVAGSPVSKNALLDVVLFGEVTFPQDQDLIDILTPGQEPVSVSTTNQSWSRCKGWDRFMHKSFSLGDVTPKAINLCTPPPIVINEINVLANGTNQFIEIYDGGLGSQALDGLVVALYDDTSNSAFRVMDLTGYSTDEAGFFVIGPSERTNVDYVADMIDGSFLEEGPDAVAIHVGPAKYYRGRQASDLNLVDAVVYGTDDRPDLNLLHLLMPNQHHLNELPSTASSSVDQSISRCYCCLQRNHSSFGLAPVSPGAINIDCFIDNRTFTETIRMYHKQLRISEVKFDNDTSGGGFIEIYDGGLGGVDLFNILVDWYTVNSKGESYYLRFSLDDFKTNSEGYFIIESPSPSVLPIIVINGSNSTEELTFYHTSPLMIQSDAGHVQLVSVTLEKVLDAVTFGRNGTDDFSLLGSLDISQPLIIMNNQVLAGLNSIQRCYSPKPKQQLAFATSTPTPAMANSCPKIPIVINEINTDSPIIELGEYVELSSLGIPHFPINNVSLVSINGENGTVHRSLTLNGYQTDVNGLLLIGYRSLSVPRPDVPRFRQPVGWVLDGPDAIAIYQGKKFMYMEGTIPNNQYLIQKVEYSFENTTGNMDMSINRCRNSSGNIVYEKANVSPKAVNKCPASEDIVLVINEMSLIEGKQFIEIWDLGNGFTLLDDFVVVLYGEGDIAYLTIPLTGYQTNQAGYLVMGEAVVDPNPHYILNDGFMKTNYGAISLYRAQGNVTLVIGSELVTEGLMDSIVYSNWTNGSSTRSSQTLTPNSLPLPSDMLGGSSSLCRCFSLDRFMMSPFILCNPSPDGLNLCPSFITDIIINEINVDLPGMDGLEFIELYDGGRGNVSLNYTTLVLYNGASNIGRSYLALGLDGYQTNSHGFFVIGSHLMGNNADLLVHTATRGFLQNGPDAIAIYRAHVGAFPFGTSVTSAGLIDAVVYSTNNKEGRRLVDVLVPGYFTIKEDRTHLQYDESLSRCHGTQKRDPTVYAVTVPTMGGANNCTAFVDFDSTLIINEVYAAGDTVDHHGKYIELYDHGVGHILLNGFLLVFYDGSNEDRSYYELDLSNRFTNSDGFLLIGTTSVTPLPDIVIPDDILQEGSDAVVLYRASPEDIPRGSILILENIQDAVIYGSSLVADSSLMTSLAPGQLQVMMETGSAASRCLSNRTISMSAFISTMPTPEQINNCTTPDVVINEVCLEDQDGGSQEFIELYDGGQGSTPLDSLVLVLFTGINGGRAYKTIPLQGQKTDENGYLLIVTSQLSLNGDMLVGDLGQSFLRNGANAIALYRGDHHDYKAGMPATSLGLLDALVYGDMNRQSMTLIRQLLQGQAQVTVGSNFYQGSESISRCKCCQPLLSSAYKLLQPSPKQPNFCSSNPPVTPSPDVVIINEINPFDPLTGGKEFIELKGPANITLDRYSVLIVMEDDDSAKVSYVVDLSGQSLDEKGFLVIGTDSLVPLPKVTLPSVTDGVLKTVGGAVALCRGKPVDFRVGSMVPMARIVDVLVYRGHNRPESKALSELTSDGKVIEEESSYLPGEETISRCSCCDIRTTSAFMLSSPTPGSDNTCPKVEYGQTIQLRLEDADFDQWQGRLLWKASVRDAVVRGVKEECKCRFNSNYLKDDKLLNGSVIYQASLAGLTTDQASDLFDAYTRFVKKTESLEIYGVRYQVDRDCYMDCKVKGKNMAILHHPAPAVIVGVTVTVIIAVIFVLAFFTYMKRKKSSNIMGSFRWFKNNSEFDGEFRVTDACQLEDLDVLSQVANSDNFVNPVRTLPSMLQASYSARRKDQGPDLGNEPISVDLEVDTSISYA; encoded by the exons ATGAGCTACATCATGTATACCTTCTTGATCCTACTCCTGACCAGTGCATCTGCATGTTATTGTGATATTGTCATCAATGAAGTATGGCTGAGCCATAAATCAAACAACAGTTTGTATGTTGAACTCTACAATGATGGCACCAGTAACTTTTCAATATCAAACTTTTCCCTGGTAATATTCAATTCATCCTCTGGGATCGCAGTGAAAAGACTTCCAGAAGTTGTATTACCAACAGGAGGATATTATACTGTTGGTTCAAGTGATCTTTTTTCAGATGTTGATTTGGAGTGGACAGATGCTGCCCATGGAGATGGATATATTGGAGCTATTGCATTGTATGATGGAGAGGCTGGAACCATTCAAATTGGAATGGAACCAACAACAGGGTATCTGGAAGATGCTCTTGTCTTTTCAACTTCGGCATCTTCTAATGATTCAGTTTTGCTAGAGAACTTAAACATTGCCAAGGTTATCATCCAAGATCAGCTTTATCTTCAGCAGGTGAACTTATCAATTAATAGATGTTTAGATGGCAATGATACTGAGTTCTTGTTTGCTCTCATTACACCTAAAGAGAAGAATGACTGTAAGAATAGAATAGTTCCTTCACCAATTATCATAAATGAACTGAATGCTCTCAATCGAGGAGAAGATACCACAGAGTATGTAGAGCTGTATAACAAAGCTAATGTTTCAGTATCACTGGATGAATACACCCTAGTGTTATACAGTGGCACAACTGATAGAATGTATGGTGTCCTTGCCCTGGCAAATCTTTCCATCGAACCTTTAGGATATTTTCTTATTGGTTCAGAAAATGTAGTACCAAGACCTCAAAAAGTGATAGGACATGCTCTTGATGTGAACATATTGCAAAATGGTGTAGCTGCTGTTGCTTTGTACAATGGAAACAATAGTCACTTATCAGCTGGCAGCAATGTCACAAATTCATCGCTTGTTGATGCAGTTGTGTACGATAAGAGAGGAAGGTATGACCAAGAATTATTAGATGTTCTCACACCTGGACAGATGACGATCCATGAAGATTCTGGCTTTATCTCAGAAGATGAGTCAATCAGTCGATGTTCTGGATATGATCGCTTGGATGCATCACAATTTAGTCTAGCACATCTCACCCCTGGCAGAGTAAATGATTGCACAAGATTAGAGCCCAGCATTCCAACACAGGCTCTTCCTAGTTTTCCTCCAATCAATCCTGAAGCATTGCCATATATTGTAATAAACGAATTTAAAGTTGACCAGTCTCAACCCTTTGTTGAACTATTTGATGGTGGGCTTGGAAACGTGGCTTTGGACAACATACTCATTGCTCTGTACAGTGGAAGAAGTCTTGCAGTATTTGGAGATCCTCTGTCACTAAATGGACATTTCACTAATGAGAATGGCTTATTCCTGATTGGAAGTGCAGATATGGAACCTGCTCCAGATTATGTGATTCCAAACCTACCTCAGTTGGTAGGTTGCAATGCCATTGCCATACACCTTTCTGAGCTTTCCAACATACTTGTAGCTGGTTCTCCTGTTTCAAAGAATGCTCTCCTTGATGTTGTTTTGTTTGGTGAGGTAACATTCCCTCAGGATCAAGATCTGATAGATATCCTTACACCGGGTCAGGAGCCAGTTTCAGTAAGTACCACAAACCAATCATGGAGTCGGTGTAAAGGATGGGATCGTTTTATGCATAAAAGCTTTTCTTTAGGTGATGTGACTCCGAAGGCAATCAACCTTTGTACACCACCTCCTATTGTaatcaatgaaatcaatgtCCTTGCAAATGGGACCAACCAGTTTATAGAGATATATGATGGCGGTTTAGGGTCACAGGCTTTGGATGGTCTGGTGGTAGCGCTTTATGACGACACAAGCAACAGTGCCTTCAGGGTCATGGATTTGACTGGATACTCCACAGATGAAGCAGGATTTTTTGTGATAGGACCAAGTGAAAGGACCAATGTAGATTATGTTGCAGATATGATAGATGGCTCTTTTTTAGAGGAGGGACCTGATGCTGTGGCGATCCATGTTGGTCCTGCCAAGTACTACAGAGGCAGACAGGCATCTGACCTTAATCTGGTAGATGCTGTGGTGTATGGAACAG ATGACAGGCCAGATCTAAACCTCCTTCACTTGTTAATGCCAAATCAACATCATCTCAATGAACTTCCATCAACCGCATCGTCATCAGTAGACCAGTCCATCAGCAGATGCTACTGCTGTCTTCAGCGCAACCATTCTTCCTTTGGTCTCGCTCCGGTGAGCCCTGGTGCTATTAACATTGACTGCTTCATAGACAACAGGACATTCACAGAAACCATCAGGATGTATCATAAACAGCTTAGGATCAGTGAAGTCAAGTTTGACAATGACACATCGGGTGGTGGCTTCATAGAAATCTATGATGGTGGACTAGGAGGAGTTGATCTGTTCAATATCCTGGTTGATTGGTACACTGTAAACTCCAAAGGTGAAAG CTATTACCTTAGGTTTAGCCTGGATGACTTCAAAACCAATTCTGAGGGATATTTCATCATTGAGTCTCCATCTCCCAGTGTTCTACCAATCATTGTCATCAATGGTTCTAATAGTACAGAGGAGCTAACATTTTACCACACATCACCTCTTATGATACAA AGTGATGCAGGCCATGTTCAACTGGTTTCAGTTACATTAGAAAAGGTTCTAGATGCTGTGACGTTTGGAAGGAATGGTACAGATGATTTCTCATTACTCGGGTCTTTGGACATTTCTCAACCTCTTATTATAATGAACAATCAGGTGTTGGCTG GTTTAAATTCTATACAGCGCTGTTACTCACCCAAACCAAAACAACAACTAGCCTTTGCAACCTCCACCCCTACACCAGCAATGGCAAACTCCTGCCCGAAGATACCTATTGTGATTAATGAGATCAATACAGACAGTCCCATTATAGAATTAGGGGAGTATGTAGAGCTTTCCAGTCTTGGAATACCACATTTCCCCATCAATAATGTATCTTTG GTGAGCATCAATGGGGAAAATGGGACAGTACACCGGTCCCTCACTCTCAACGGATACCAGACAGATGTGAACGGCCTCTTGCTGATTGGCTATAGAAGCCTTTCAGTCCCTCGCCCTGATGTCCCACGGTTCCGTCAGCCAGTAGGCTGGGTACTTGATGGACCTGATGCTATAGCCATCTACCAGGGCAAGAAGTTTATGTATATGGAGGGAACCATTCCTAACAACCAATACCTCATCCAGAAAGTAGAATATTCCTTTGAGAATACAACAGGAAACATGGATATGTCTATCAACAGATGTAGAAACTCCAGTGGAAATATTGTTTATGAGAAAGCTAATGTGTCTCCTAAGGCTGTCAATAAATGCCCTGCTTCAGAGGATATTGTGTTAGTCATCAATGAAATGAGTCTGATAGAAGGCAAgcaatttattgaaatatggGATCTAGGAAATGGCTTCACTCTTCTGG atGACTTTGTGGTAGTGCTTTATGGTGAAGGTGATATTGCCTATCTGACCATCCCTCTTACTGGATATCAAACCAATCAAGCTGGTTATCTTGTCATGGGAGAAGCAGTGGTAGATCCAAACCCTCATTATATACTCAATGATG GATTCATGAAGACAAACTATGGAGCAATTTCCTTGTACAGGGCACAAGGAAATGTAACTTTAGTCATTGGATCTGAACTAGTAACAGAGGGGTTAATGGATTCTATTGTGTACAGTAATTGGACCAATGGATCATCTACAAGATCAAGTCAAACTCTCACACCTAATTCACTGCCT CTACCATCAGACATGTTAGGAGGTTCCTCATCTCTTTGTCGATGCTTCTCCCTGGAccgtttcatgatgtcaccattCATTTTGTGCAACCCTTCTCCCGATGGTCTTAATCTCTGTCCATCTTTCATTACTGATATCATCATTAATGAGATCAACGTTGATCTACCCGGCATGGATGGATTAGAGTTCATTGAACTTTATGATGGAGGGCGGGGCAACGTTTCACTGAATTACACTACCCTGGTGCTGTATAATGGAGCTAGTAATATTGGCAGGTCGTATCTAGCTCTGGGACTTGATGGATATCAAACTAATTCTCATGGCTTCTTTGTAATTGGCTCACATCTCATGGGCAATA ATGCTGACTTGCTGGTTCATACTGCTACTAGAGGCTTCCTTCAAAATGGGCCTGATGCTATCGCCATTTACCGAGCTCATGTTGGTGCATTTCCATTTGGTACAAGTGTGACATCAGCTGGTCTGATAGATGCTGTGGTATATTCTACTAATAATAAGGAAGGTAGAAGACTTGTTGATGTTTTGGTGCCAG GATACTTCACAATCAAAGAAGACCGAACTCACTTACAGTATGATGAAAGTTTGAGTCGTTGTCATGGAACTCAGAAACGTGACCCAACAGTTTATGCCGTCACTGTCCCAACCATGGGTGGAGCCAACAACTGCACTGCATTCGTAGACTTTGATAGCA CTCTTATTATCAATGAAGTATATGCTGCTGGAGATACAGTAGATCATCATGGAAAGTACATTGAACTATATGACCATGGAGTGGGTCATATATTACTGAATGGATTCTTACTTGTATTCTATGATGGCAGCAATGAAGATCGGTCATATTATGAATTAGATCTGTCTAATAGATT CACTAACTCTGATGGTTTCCTGTTAATTGGTACAACCAGTGTGACACCTCTACCTGATATAGTCATCCCTGATGACATCCTACAGGAAGGATCAGATGCTGTAGTCCTGTACAGAGCATCCCCAGAGGACATACCTAGAGGATCCATCCTTATCCTAGAGAACATCCAGGATGCTGTCATATATGGATCATCCTTGGTAGCTGATAGCTCCCTTATGACGTCTCTAGCTCCTGGTCAGCTCCAGGTCATGATGGAGACAGGGAGTGCTGCTTCAAGGTGCCTATCAAACCGGACGATTTCCATGTCTGCATTTATATCAACAATGCCTACACCAG AGCAAATCAACAACTGCACTACTCCTGATGTGGTTATAAATGAAGTTTGCTTGGAAGATCAAGATGGTGGATCACAAGAGTTCATTGAACTTTATGATggaggtcaagggtcaacaccATTGGATTCCTTAGTCTTGGTACTCTTCACAGGGATCAATGGAGGAAGGGCATATAAGACCATTCCCTTACAAGGACAGAAGACTGATGA GAATGGATACCTTCTAATAGTCACATCTCAGCTCTCATTAAACGGTGACATGCTCGTTGGTGATCTGGGTCAGAGCTTCTTAAGGAATGGAGCCAATGCTATTGCTCTCTATAGAGGAGATCACCATGATTATAAAGCAGGGATGCCTGCTACATCATTAGGTCTTCTTGATGCTCTGGTATATGGAGATATGAATCGTCAAAGCATGACATTGATAAGACAGCTCTTACAAG GTCAAGCTCAGGTAACAGTCGGTAGTAACTTCTACCAAGGATCAGAGAGCATAAGCCGCTGCAAATGCTGTCAACCTCTGCTTTCATCTGCTTACAAATTACTACAACCATCACCTAAGCAACCAAACTTCTGTTCATCAAATCCTCCAGTTACTCCAAGTCCTGATGTAGTAATTATCAATGAGATTAACCCATTTGATCCATTGACCGGTGGCAAGGAATTCATTGAGCTGAAAGGACCAGCAAATATCACTCTTGACAGATATTCAGTGTTGATTGTGATGGAAGATGATGATTCTGCTAAGGTGTCTTACGTGGTCGACTTGTCTGGACAGTCACTGGATGAAAAAGGTTTCTTGGTCATCGGAACTGATAGTCTGGTACCGCTACCAAAGGTTACACTTCCTTCTGTAACTGATGGAGTTTTGAAGACAGTAGGGGGCGCTGTAGCTCTCTGTAGAGGTAAACCTGTGGATTTCAGAGTGGGATCTATGGTTCCAATGGCCAGGATAGTGGATGTTTTGGTTTACAGAGGACATAATAGACCTGAGAGCAAGGCATTGAGTGAGCTTACATCAGATGGGAAAGTCATTGAGGAAGAATCAAG CTACCTTCCTGGAGAGGAAACAATCTCACGATGTTCCTGCTGTGATATAAGAACCACTAGTGCATTCATGCTTTCCAGTCCAACACCAGGTAGTGATAATACATGCCCCAAGGTAGAGTATGGACAGACGATACAGCTACGATTAGAGGATGCCGACTTTGATCAGTGGCAGGGAAGGTTACTCTGGAAGGCTTCAGTCAGGGATGCTGTAGTCAGAGGTGTCAAGGAAGAATGCAAGTGCAGGTTCAATTCAAATTACCTAAAAG ATGACAAACTTTTGAACGGAAGTGTTATATACCAAGCCAGTCTTGCAGGATTAACTACTGACCAGGCATCAGATCTCTTTGATGCCTACACTAGATTTGTGAAGAAGACTGAAAGCTTGGAGATCTATGGTGTCAGGTACCAAGTAGATAGAGACTGCTATA